One Pseudanabaena sp. BC1403 genomic window, GTGACAATTAGTGCTTTCGTTTTTTCTCTCTTCTCTCAACCAGACAAGTTAGTTGTCGCGACTGGTCAAGTTAATTGTCGTCTAATAATCGACAAAGGAGCCGAATACTTAGGCGACCTAATCGCATGGTCAATCAATGCCGAGACCCGACTAAGCGAAGCCACCTTGAAACGAGCCGCCGAGCAAGTTAACCTCGACTTCAGCTACCTCCCCGAAAGCCCCAACAAACTAAGTGCATTCAAAAATGCGAGAACAAAAGCCCAGACCCAACTGAGCAACCACAATCTATTAATCCGTCAAATCTCCAATAACGGCGTACTAGTCTATGGATTTGTCCTAGAGAACAAGAACGAGAAAGACAAAAAGCTGCGCTATTACCAACTCGCATCTTATAGCTTCGATAAAAGCAACGAAACTACCAATTGGAACCGAGAAGACTGGAGCCATGAAAATGAATCGCTGATTGACATCGCCAGAACTACCTTCGACAAATGGTACAGATGGAGCCAAGAAATCACCAGTAAAGAAATCCGTGCCATGCTGACTGAGTTCGTCAAAAAAGCAGGAGTGCCATTTCGAGAACGAGGCGGCACATACTTTGTTGCACGTAGTTATCGATTAGAACTAACCGCCTTCCGAGAACTACTACCCCTGATTCACAGAGAAAACAACATCCGCTGGATGCCGATCGCAGGCATCGGCGACATGGACATCATCGCAAGGCAATCCTTAGAAAAAGAAGTGCAATCGATGTCCAGTTACCTAGACGAGCTGCTAGATCCTCAAAAAGTATCTGAGACAAAAGGTAGCACCCTGAAAAACCAACTCAAAGTATATCGGGAAGTCGAAGACAAAACCAAAATGCTATCCGAGCTATTGCAATTTCGCTCCGATGCACTGACCGATAAACTCGCCCAACTGCGCCAACGTTGCCTGAACGTACTGGACGAAATCGCTACCACAGCAGTTGAAAGTTCAGAAGATCAGCCCAACCAAGCAGAAGAAATTATCTCTGAACTAGAAGAAATCAACTCAATTGAAATCAACCTAGCAGAAACAACAGAAGAAAGCCCAGACAACCTATTTGACCTCGGCTTCTAGCGAAGGATCGCGGGAGTAGCCAACGCGCTACTCCCCATTCAATATCAAAGATTAAGAGGAACTCAACAATGATGGCAACCGAAATCGCGCAAACAAATGGACATATCACAGCATTGACCGTAACCCCAAAATCAGCATTAGCAAAATTGCAACAACTGCGAGAAGAATTGAAAACCGTGTACCTAGACCGCAGCGAAGCGATCGACCTGATCTTGGTAGGACTGCTATCGAAAATGCACG contains:
- a CDS encoding DUF6744 family protein, with the protein product VTISAFVFSLFSQPDKLVVATGQVNCRLIIDKGAEYLGDLIAWSINAETRLSEATLKRAAEQVNLDFSYLPESPNKLSAFKNARTKAQTQLSNHNLLIRQISNNGVLVYGFVLENKNEKDKKLRYYQLASYSFDKSNETTNWNREDWSHENESLIDIARTTFDKWYRWSQEITSKEIRAMLTEFVKKAGVPFRERGGTYFVARSYRLELTAFRELLPLIHRENNIRWMPIAGIGDMDIIARQSLEKEVQSMSSYLDELLDPQKVSETKGSTLKNQLKVYREVEDKTKMLSELLQFRSDALTDKLAQLRQRCLNVLDEIATTAVESSEDQPNQAEEIISELEEINSIEINLAETTEESPDNLFDLGF